GCGAGATTCGAGGGTTTTGAAGATTGCATCCATCTAGGCACTGATGTGGGGACTTTCTTGTATGTTTTTGTGACACCTGCTGGTGCTTTAAATTTGCTGTATGTTTTTGGAGACATATTAATGGAGTTACGATCACTTAATTTTCGACTTAACTTGTAATACTGTACAGAGTCATCTCTGGAATCAGATGTATCACtgttttttatgaagaatttaTAGGGTTTTATTGGTGGAGGTgaatttattttcttctttacaaatATGACATCATCTTCGTCATCTTCTAAGTTTATGTATACTTTTGAAGGCTTTGTATCTGATTTACTTTCAACCCATGTCACCTGTAAAAAGGGAGATTAGaaataatgattaaaaaattactaaataatTCCAGTTCGATATTAATATACTATATATCATATACATTAATTACCTCATGCTCATCAtcttcatcttcatcatcaatCACAGCATGTATCACAGGCTTCACTGGTGTGTGAATCCTTGGTTTTCTAGAAGGTGTGGAAGGGCCATTTTCTGAAACCCCTACAAGCTTGATAGGAACAGTTCTGGTTCGACTTGACTTGCCAGGCACTTCATTAGGAGTAGAGGTGCTTGGATGACCTGCTTCAATCTGGATTGGCACGTAGCGTACATTTTTGCTTGGTTTATCATCCTTGTCCCATAAATCTGTAATAAAGTAGTTGTTTTAAATCTCCTGAAGAAATAAGACTCAATAAATAACTAGTTTATACACAATTACCATTCGTTGCCATTATGTCAGGAAAACTTGTTCTCTTCAAGTGTTTGAGCCTTTTAAATGCTGGGGTATCATCATCGGACGAAAAATCATCCTCTGCCCTGAAAGAAAGATTTTCATGTGTAATAGTGATTGCGAACACAATTTACCGCTTGTATTTAGCGTTACTGACTTCCAAAATCTAGAAGCTGCTTTTAATGGTATTTTCAACATAATAACACCAATTTACAATGCAGTAAACACAATTTTCTCGTGCACTTTGCCGCCATAATAACTGAACCACCACAATGTTGTAAACATGTCATACCTGTCTCGTTTGAAGCTTGTTCTAATCGCTGGACTTTCGTCACACCATCCGAGTAGGCTACGGACGTAAGCCACCATGGACTTCATTTTCAAATATCTAGCGTTCCATCACCTAAGGTAAAACTTATCAATTtatccaaaaaatgcaaaattttacaCGACACAAAACCGTGCATGgcataaatgaatgaatgatgaaGCAGATTGATTGAATGATGATTGAAAATGTCCAGGTCCACCCAtagacaaatattatttttttggttccgattctgatattttttttgcaaaaactaCAACTAAACAACTTTTTTGTACGGGCTACACCGGCTATCAACAAAAAGATAAtaaatttttgtttaattttatttctatttgcaAATTAATCTTAGCTAATAGACATTAAATGCGAAGTACAATgctattttatttgatacttaTTTGTACAATACACACGACATTTATTTTGTAGACATGTGGTTTTCATTTCCTACATTCACTCCCCATCACTTTTAAACAGCTCAACCAATTTTATTCAAACTCAAAGTACTCAAATCACTGAGAACACTCGCACATCATGACATCATCTTTaacacaacaaaaaaataaaaataatagctTCAGTCGTTCGaagctataaaattaatatccctcttcttcttctttttctttatgtTGGCAATACACATTGAGGCCGAATTCATTTGTGACATTTTCAAGTTTCAAGTGAGATGTTGTCCAACAAGTTACAAAATGGGACGAAGTGGGATAGGACTTGGGTAAATTAAATGATATAGGTAATGAAGGTTGAcagatgataccccttcccaccctttgagtttcagttaaagtttatttatttatttgtaatagattATAATTATCTGAGGTAATAGGTATATACCTACCGTAAAGAAAAAGTGTTAATAAATTACAAACTGGACCATAAGCCATATTAAGTAACACAGCATGATACAGTAAattacattaacattattacaatagtaggtacttactatctCAAACAATAACAGATACAGttcacaaaattaaaattaacagtTAGGTAAATTACTAGACTTTGTTATAtttaaagttgtggtgctttactgagacttcGTATGGACTTCTTGAGTAAATCCGAAAGAATCAGGCTGCACTGTTTTGTCTCAtttgcccacactcatgcacgttcacgaacacatAAACCATTTTAGaaaacacgaattttagaaaacaaaacaaaaccgctaacatgacgcttcacattcccgccaagaagtccataaggcggttatcacactgcgccgcgctccgccgcggagcgcgtgatttcatataaaaaatcacgcgcgcagacgcgttgtcagtgtgaagtgaagtttctatacaaactgaggtacttgcatacaatgattaaatctgtcgtctcgtccgtgtgataaccgccttatacCCCTTTTCTTCTATCGGGCGCGGGggtttaaaaaactaaagttTCGGCTGTATGTTTCAATGCCTTTGTCTTCTCTTTAAAAGAATCGACcccaaaaatataaatgtttggaTCTATGACATTTGACAGCTGTCAGCTGATGACACTAATATATAGTTATCTGTGTGATGACAGCTCTTCGCTCTTCCGTTCGTTGTTGTTCAAAACAGAAACGCTGTAagctatgtattacttttctctatggctGTAAGTAACAGCGGCGGTAAATTCGTAAATTTTGCGTCGTTTACTCGGGGCAGGttgattttcaaaatattcgCCAAAGTAGTGGTGTTTTTAGCATTTTATTTAACAACGAAGCGGGATATTTGAATTCATTTATCAATttcataactttatttttagGTTATATTATTATACGTTTTGTATAAATTCAACAATGTTGCAACCAGTAATGCACATTTTGAagcagaaaaatattattttagccaGCGGGTCGCCAAGAAGAAAAGAACTTGTTGAGAATATTGTAAGAATATTATACGGGataattaatatacctactttatgcCTACTTACAatcatattttcttgatttgaTTTGCCCTTAATATTTTTCTGTTTTAGGGCTTAAAAGTGGGACTTTGCAGTTCTTTGTTTGAAGAAGATTTGGATCCAAAGAACTTCAATAGCTTCTCGGAGTTTGTTGAGGAGACTGCTTTACAGAAGGTGTTGGAAGTGGAGGGTAGGCTGATCGGCCAGGGGCAGCCTCCCGACATAGTCATCGGCGCGGACACTATGGTTACACTCGACAAGGAATTATTTGGAAAACCAACCTCAGAAGATGAAGCATTTAGGATGCTATCCAGGTACCAGGTttattttaacaacaaaacttatTTGTATCTCACattcttttgaataataatttagttCTTGCCTACCTAGAATCAACTAGAATGTAATAAACAACTAGTTGTTATCAGTATTTGCTTATATTAACACAGTTCTACCTACTATGTTATATTAAAAGTAAAGTAGACTTTCAGGGAGATCCAACACagtctacacaggagttgtggTAAAAGCGCATGACAAGATCGTAAAATTTACAGAGAAAACTGatgtgttctttggaaaactACATGAAGACCAGATTAAGGGGTACATTGCTACGGGCGAGCCCATGTAAGTAAttctttatttcatttaaaattttaaaataattaaccagtagcaatcattaaccagtacaCACAACTTACATTTTATTACTGTTGTTGgttgcataccaagtttttaaATCAGCATTCAAATACATGTGCCTCAAGAGATACTTGACAGCTGTTACCTTTATGTAAACACATTTCCCTTCTGGTGCTTACATTTAaacaagaaagaaaaacattaattGCTTGTACACCAGTCCTTACCCACTGCTCTCTGCTGCCAAATGCTTCTTTTTTCTTGCTTATACTTCTCAAGCCTATAATTCCATATTATTTGTCACCATCAATGttaaaatagaatattttatgatttaaaGGAGCATTGTAAATTTTTAGGGACAAAGCAGGCGGATATGGTATTCAAGGCATGGGTGGGTGCTTTATAGAACGCATTGAAGGTGACTACTTCACGGTAGTTGGCCTGCCATTGTTCAGGTTGTGTTCTGTGTTGTATGAGATGTTCAAAGATCCTAAAAACCTGTGAATACCTAGCTACAAAATACAACACTTGATTGTTTGTAGGAGTAAAGGCtagtgtgtttatttatttgtaagtttATATAGTTATAAGTAGTCTGTGTTgattagtaattaaataaaataacaaatcacTTATTGTTTTGAATAAGAGTCCGTGAATATTTAAGAAACATGTCAATCAACTACCTAAATagtatgtattatttatgtaagtataaaaattatgttaaagaattttatttatttaaaagtatgtttacccatcgttcgttcgtttcagccaaatgacgtccactgctggacaaaggcctcctccaaggttacccatattaatacataaaataaaaacgcttATTTTGGTGGTGATGGCTAGTGGACATTGCCCTATGATGGGCTAGAAATTTTGGGGCTGCCAGAAAAGGCTTCCAAACGCCCATTTTGGCGCCTACCAGTTTATGGACGGCAAAAACAACCGCGCGCGATACAATATTGTTACTTTTGGGAGGCACGGAGTACTACGaatgtacaaaattaaatgtctaCTTATGCCTAGCTGatcaacattaattttatttatctaactaACCTAAGTTAGTAACAATCTGTGCCTGGTAACAAGATTtgacaaaggatgatgggcacaaatgtatggaaagtggtacccgctccaatagccataaccaatatatatttcaaaaggcctttagatgtaggaaaatgtctgctatggggccagttctaattcacgtttggaaagcagtaattccactaagtattactttttaattatttatttattctgcgGATGGCAGATATATGACGTGCTGTCCTTATTCGCTCTCCGCCCTAATTGCCGTACAACTGAGTTAGGACGCGACACACGGCGTTCACAGGCATGCCGATGACGTTGGAGTAGTCGCCTTCGATGCGCTTCACAAAGCTGCCCCCTTTCCCTTGGATCGCGTACGAGCCTGCCATTCTCCTGTACATtggaaattattaaaattacaagtTAAAAAGTAAGGCTACCCTCCTTCCTCAAGgaagatttttttcaattgaGAAAACAAATTTTGCTGTAAAACAGGGTTTCCCAACCTTTATTACGCCGAGGctcaacgaaaaaaaaaatttttttttcatgcccCCCTTACATGCgcataagagtaggcgcacaccgttgatttttagttggccgatagttgtgcccgattttaaattgtatgaagaatcggcgtagtgtgcgcactcccatacatgcccaattgcccatactgatcaactgcccgactaaactatcggccgacgaaaaatcaacggtgtgcgcctactctaagaaaTACTAATGACACTTAACCCTAAGGCGTTCTTGGCCCCTCCCTAAAAAGTCTGGATACACCAATGCCCCCTGAATTAAGTTAAATAAAGGTGTTGTCAAAAGTTGTATAGCAGCGATTGAATGGAAATTCGAAACAGTCAATTTACCTATGCCGCGATGCCGAACGTTGATTGAACGTACTTACATTGGTTCCTTCGTAGCGACGTATCCTCTTATTTGTGCATCAGTCATCACGTCGAAGAATACTTCGGTTGATTGTGTGAACTTGATAGGGTCTTTGCCCCGAGGTTTCACCACGACGCCAGTCAGCACCACATTCGACTTCCCTGAAAGGCTACGAGCAGAAAgttctaaaacaaaaaataatacgtcacgTAGGACGTACGAACACAATATGGTTAACGAAGATAGCTTTTTCTGTGGTAGTAAGTAGTCCGTATTAAAAGTTGTACTAAGATTTTCGCTCTTCCAGCCTGTATATTTGTCCCCCTTCCCCCCCCTTCTTTAAAGCTAAACCATTGACTTCAAAAATCTGGAAAATGTATGATGTGCTTTTCTTgaattttcaaggaaaactattaCGGTTAAGACAGATCAGTTAGTTTCAGAGTAATAATAATCGTTTAACTTTTGAATTAGATTTCTTACCTAATAAAATTTCGttacaaaaagaaattaaaagtgACTTAGATGAAATAATTGCTTGTCTATAAACGGCTAAAACCTAAAGTAGCACCACTAAAGACTTGCGAAATGACAGGCTCAccagaaataaaataatgagatATTAATTATGTTGTTCTTCTGCAACAACCGCTCTAGATTCGTGACATTCAACGCCAATCAATAGTTTACAACGACATACTATGCAACAAGCTGTGTTTACTTGATGTGCcattaattgattaaataatTAGACTATTTGGTAAAAATAGTCTTTTGTCCGTTTTAGAAGATCTTATCATCTTAGTCCGTTTTATGGTTTAATTAAACCTAGCATCGGGCACACAGTGCATCGGGTTTGGTGTGATTGTATTCTTTTATAAATTAGTTTACCGCTTGAGCGTCTTGACGGCGTCTTCCTCGTCTTTTGGTTTCCCAAACATTTGGTTGTCAATCGTAACCATGGTATCTGCTCCGATCACCAGGTCAGCTGCTCGGTTTTCGCGTTTCAACCTCTCTTCCACTTCGAGCACCTTCTGCAATGCGGTCTCTTCAACGAACTCAGCGAAGGTTTTGAAATTACTTGGATCCAAATCTTCTTCAAATGTTGAAGCGCAGCCCTCAACTTTCAAACCCTGtggaaaaattatttttttaggtgtctgtattacagtttttttttaatttgacttggggctacttttttttattacaaatgcACATTAAAGTGTAGTTAGATTTAGTTATTATTGTAGGTTCTATATCTTCTGCTTTAAAACAACATCCATAGTGTGAGGTCCAGCAATAAgtatgtaaaattattacagAAATACGAAGAACTATGTAAGTTACAAAACGTTAAAATTTCGTAATTTTTTTCATGTTATaactctatttttaaaacagtttttaattcGATAGCAATTATTTTTGTTCGTTTGTTATGAGGATAATACCAATTTTAAAAAGGCGGCtccataataaaatttaatttttataaatattggtGCAGTACTTAGATTAAAtcattagataaaaataattgaaagaaaatttaACATAATAAAAACTTGACAAAATAGAGGACTGCCATAATTTGTTTATATGAATGGTACTTACAATGTTgtcaaaaaattgttttttgttcgGGGCTCCACTAGCAAGAACTATTTTCTTCTCGTTCAAAATATGCAACAACGGTTCCAACattgtgaaaaaataataatgtaaattattctgaTGATAGGTACTGTGTTCTTTACACTACGAGTGCCGTTTATATGTCGATAGTTGCAGCGTGCATTcgaaaagataaaataattgattcacttattatctaaattaatatgATAAGATAGAAAGTAAGGTacttattgaatttgaattttaaactaGAAATCAGGCTGTTGCTACGATAGGTCGGATCCTACTAATGCCGTTAACTCCGGTTATATCGTTTGTAACGTTAACTTCGCCTCCATTTTTAGCAAATCGGAATGGTTTGTACGTGTGCGCTTAGGTGGTCTTTGTATTAGGTTCTAGTATGAAAACGAGGACAACTACGCTAATAACGTGTAGTATGTAGATACCctgaacgtatcctgtttgacaccttaTAATATTTAGTCCAGCCATTTGGTAGTTTTACCTGGAAAGTTTACCGAGAGTATTGAAAATTGGTATGTATTTCTATAGTTCGATTTGCTCTTTCCaaatttcaactttgcgacCTCGTACGGTGCCGCCTCGTATTTACTCGTAGAAGGTTCTTGATAATATTACAGAAACCATTTCGTGCTACTGTTGATGCTTCAAACCTCGAAACCTTTGTAACCTACATGCATGGGCACATTAACTTGCCTAGaattcaaaatttaataaatctaaGCGGTCATAAGTAGCTCGTTATGGTTTCTGTAATTACACACACACGGCTGCTAAATTGTGAGTTATTTTGTCTTTGATTGTGCCTGGATACGCTGCCGGGTGTCTACATAATTATGctgaaagataaaaaaaatacgcgTCCTACAAGGTGGTAAAGAGATTAGTTTTGTAGACGAACTGCACATTGAAATATGCTTTGCGAGACGTTGAAATGATGAGGAAAAAGCAAATGAATAAGAagaaaaaattgtttatttggttcaaaaaataaatcaaatcaaatgggCTATACTATATAGCGAGCACGTATTTTAGGCAGGCTGGCATCAACGAAGAAaactttgggactagatggcgcgCACGGCGCAGCGTTAAATGTcaagataattatttatttcattatcacgataattaaaaatatgtaggCATGATTTCAAGCTTAATGTGCAAACAAATGTTTCATCATACAGGatgattttgtaatcagtatccaattttttttaataagcttatAGAACACTTTAACGATAAgtacaactttatcttaattatttttaatcgcagtatttttcacgaaaaaaattattgaaaatgtaattcgcgggtgcccagcccatatcttaa
This genomic interval from Ostrinia nubilalis chromosome 3, ilOstNubi1.1, whole genome shotgun sequence contains the following:
- the LOC135087457 gene encoding dTTP/UTP pyrophosphatase-like; its protein translation is MLQPVMHILKQKNIILASGSPRRKELVENIGLKVGLCSSLFEEDLDPKNFNSFSEFVEETALQKVLEVEGRLIGQGQPPDIVIGADTMVTLDKELFGKPTSEDEAFRMLSRLSGRSNTVYTGVVVKAHDKIVKFTEKTDVFFGKLHEDQIKGYIATGEPMDKAGGYGIQGMGGCFIERIEGDYFTVVGLPLFRLCSVLYEMFKDPKNL
- the LOC135088212 gene encoding dTTP/UTP pyrophosphatase-like; amino-acid sequence: MLEPLLHILNEKKIVLASGAPNKKQFFDNIGLKVEGCASTFEEDLDPSNFKTFAEFVEETALQKVLEVEERLKRENRAADLVIGADTMVTIDNQMFGKPKDEEDAVKTLKRLSGKSNVVLTGVVVKPRGKDPIKFTQSTEVFFDVMTDAQIRGYVATKEPMRMAGSYAIQGKGGSFVKRIEGDYSNVIGMPVNAVCRVLTQLYGN